Proteins encoded in a region of the Strix uralensis isolate ZFMK-TIS-50842 chromosome Z, bStrUra1, whole genome shotgun sequence genome:
- the AGTPBP1 gene encoding cytosolic carboxypeptidase 1 isoform X5 gives MNKVKTSSEKSVSTGSRTMSLLSQLEKINLDSVLGEADNARYVTSKILHLVQSQEKTKKEMTSKGSTGIEVILSTLENTKDPQTILNILNILIEVVSVGGGRRANVLVTKGGTQILLQLLLTASKDSPPNEELMVLLHTLLAKIGPKDKKIGMKARINGALNISLNLVKQNLQNHRLILPCLQVLRVYSTNSVNAVSLGKNGVVELMFKIVGPFSKKNTSLIKVALDTLAALLKSKTNARRAVDRGYVQVLLTIYVDWHRHDSRHRYMLIRKGVLQCIKSVTNIKLGRKAFIDANGMKILYNTSQECLAVRTLDPLVNTSSLIMRKCFPKNRLPLPTIKSAFHFQLPIIPASGPVAQLYNLPPDVDDVVDESDDNEDAETESEIETENDDDKDQHFKNDDIETDINKLKPRQELGRPVEELKMYEQFFPELSENFQECDLVSKEPKPFVSDANLSGPIVVPTAGEEHSAEANQSTKGVALKESNPVLTEEYNKRPAFLELPKKDSIKDGSLHEQNDQRNLLPSCHCLSQEIVKGLDRISLQNSAKNDQYYGTGCVIKKESKTSLTTLSCSKPCEHVSPCGSSLFEGSSVHLGKLCCTGVDSEEEDSRSSSSGEQVMLEVSDVSPIHDCDLYIEMVKTTKSIPEYSEVAYPDYFGHIPPPFKEPILERPYGVQRTKISQDIERLIHQNDIIDRVVYDLDNLSCSVPEEADVLKFNSKFESGNLRKVIQIRKNEYDLILNSDINSNHYHQWFYFEVSGMKTGIGYRFNIINCEKSNSQFNYGMQPLMYSVQEALCSRPCWTRVGTDICYYKNHFSRSSIAAGGQKGKSYYTITFTVTFQHKDDVCYFAYHYPYTYSTLKMHLQKLESLHNPQQIYFRQDVLCETLAGNSCPLVTITAMPESNYCEHICQFRNRPYVFLSARVHPGETNASWVMKGTLEYLMSNNPSAQCLRESYIFKIIPMLNPDGVINGNHRCSLSGEDLNRQWQNPNPDLHPTIYHAKGLLQYLAAIKRLPLVYCDYHGHSRKKNVFMYGCSIKETMWHTNVNAASCDLMEDPGYRALPKILSQTAPAFCMGSCSFVVEKSKESTARVVVWREIGVQRSYTMESTLCGCDQGKYKRGQWHAVRHCANRFNPLCLHFSISKVRIILPLLIKCFETYSTKAL, from the exons ATGAACAAAGTAAAAACATCATCTGAAAAAAG tgTTTCTACCGGTTCTCGGACTATGTCTCTGCTATCACAGCTGGAGAAGATCAATTTGGATTCTGTACTAGGAGAAGCAGACAATGCCAGATATGTTACCTCAAAGATCCTTCATCTGGTTCAGAGTCAAG AAAAAACCAAGAAAGAGATGACTTCTAAGGGCTCCACTGGAATAGAAGTTATTTTGTCAACCCTAGAG AATACTAAAGATCCTCAAACTATTCTAAATATATTGAATATTCTCATTGAGGTTGTCTCAGTTG GTGGTGGTCGGAGAGCAAACGTCTTAGTCACTAAAGGAGGGACACAGATCTTATTGCAGCTGCTTTTGACTGCCAGCAAAGACTCTCCACCAAATGAAGAATTAATGGTGCTTCTTCATACTCTTCTAGCAAAAATTGGTCCAAAAG ATAAAAAGATTGGCATGAAAGCAAGAATTAATGGTGCCCTAAACATATCATTGAATTTAGTGAAGCAGAATTTGCAAAACCACAGGCTAATATTGCCATGTCTTCAAGTATTAAGAGTTTACTCAACCAACT CTGTAAATGCAGTGTCCTTGGGAAAGAATGGAGTAGTAGAACTGATGTTTAAGATCGTTGGCCCTTTTAGTAAAAAGAACACTAGCCTTATAAA GGTTGCTTTAGACACACTTGCTGCATTGCTAAAATCAA AAACAAATGCCAGGAGAGCAGTAGACAGAGGATATGTGCAGGTGCTTTTAACGATTTATGTTGATTGGCACCGTCATGATAGTCGACACAGATATATGCTGATACGTAAAGGAGTTTTACAGTGCATTAAAAGTGTTACGAACATCAAATTGGGAAGAAAAGCATTCATTGATGCCAATGGGATGAAAATTCTTTACAACACTTCACAA GAGTGCCTTGCAGTAAGAACTCTTGATCCCCTTGTCAACACATCCAGCCTAataatgagaaaatgttttcctaaaaatCGTCTTCCTTTACCAACTATTAAAAGTGCTTTCCATTTCCAACTCCCAATTATTCCTGCCAGTGGTCCTGTGGCTCAGCTGTACAATCTGCCTCCTGATG TGGATGATGTAGTAGATGAAAGTGATGATAACGAGGATGCTGAAACAGAATCAGAAATTGAAACCGAAAATGATGATGACAAGGACCAACATTTTAAG AATGATGATATTGAGACTGATATTAATAAACTGAAACCTAGACAGGAATTGGGAAGACCCGTAGAAGAACTGAAAATGTATGAGCAATTTTTCCCAGaactttcagaaaactttcaG GAATGTGACTTAGTTTCCAAGGAACCAAAGCCTTTTGTATCTGATGCAAATCTGAGTGGACCTATTGTTGTTCCTACAGCAGGAGAGGAGCACTCTGCTGAAGCAAACCAGTCAACAAAAGGAGTTGCTTTGAAGGAGAGCAATCCTGTATTGACAGAGGAATACAATAAAAGGCCAGCCTTTCTGGAACTACCAAAGAAAGATAGTATCAAAGACGGTAGTTTACATGAACAAAATGATCAAAGAAACCTGCTTCCATCATGCCACTGTCTAAGCCAAGAAATTGTGAAAGGCTTGGACAGAATCAGTCTGCAGAACAGTGCAAAGAATGATCAGTATTATGGTACAGGGTGTGTaataaagaaggaaagcaaaactaGCCTTACCACACTTTCTTGTAGTAAACCTTGTGAACATGTTTCACCCTGTGGAAGTAGCCTCTTTGAAGGATCATCTGTTCATCTGGGAAAACTCTGCTGCACTGGAGTGGATTCGGAGGAGGAGGATTCCAGATCTAGTTCATCAGGGGAACAAGTCATGCTTGAGGTTTCTGATGTATCACCAATTCATGACTGTGATCTTTATATTGAAATGGTAAAAACCACAAAGTCTATTCCTGAATATTCAGAAGTGGCCTATCCAGATTATTTTGGCCATATTCCACCCCCATTTAAGGAGCCTATTCTGGAAAGGCCATATGGAGTGCAGAG gaCAAAAATCTCTCAAGATATTGAAAGACTGATTCATCAAAATGACATTATAGACAGAGTTGTGTATGATCTTGATAATTTGAG TTGTTCAGTACCAGAGGAAGCAGATGTTTTGAAGTTTAATTCCAAATTTGAATCTGGAAACCTGCGCAAAGTTATTCAGATCAGAAA AAACGAGTATGATCTAATTCTGAATTCAGACATAAATAGCAATCATTATCATCAGTGGTTTtactttgaagtcagtggaatgaAAACTGGCATTGGTTACCGGTTTAACATCATCAACTGTGAAAAGTCAAACAGTCAGTTTAACTACG gtatGCAGCCCCTCATGTATTCTGTTCAAGAAGCATTATGTTCTCGACCATGTTGGACTCGTGTCGGGACAGATATTTGTTACTATAA GAATCACTTTTCAAGAAGTTCAATTGCTGCTGGAGGTCAGAAAGGAAAATCTTATTACACAATTACATTCACAGTGACTTTCCAACATAAAGATGATGTCTGCTACTTTGCTTACCATTATCCATATACATACTCAACTTTAAAG ATGCATCTTCAGAAGCTGGAATCTCTGCACAACCCTCAACAGATATATTTTCGACAAGACGTTCTCTGTGAGACCCTGGCTGGCAACAGTTGTCCCTTAGTCACTATTACAGCCATGCCAGAGTCCAATTATTGTGAACACATCTGTCAGTTCA GGAATCGTCCTTATGTTTTCCTATCTGCTCGTGTACATCCTGGAGAGACTAATGCAAGCTGGGTTATGAAAGGAACACTGGAATACCTTATGAGCAATAATCCAAGTGCCCAATGTTTACGAGAatcttacattttcaaaattattcccATGCTCAATCCAGATGGTGTCATCAATGGAAA CCACCGTTGCTCTTTAAGTGGAGAAGATTTAAACAGACAGTGGCAAAATCCAAATCCAGATCTGCATCCCACTATTTACCATGCTAAAGGGTTACTGCAATATCTGGCTGCTATAAAACGTTTACCTTTG GTCTACTGTGATTATCATGGTCACTCTCgtaaaaagaatgtatttatgTATGGCTGCAGCATCAAAGAGACAATGTGGCACACAAATGTTAATGCTGCCTCTTGTGACCTGATGGAAGACCCTGGTTACAGG GCACTCCCCAAGATTCTGAGTCAAACTGCCCCAGCATTCTGCATGGGCAGCTGCAGCTTTGTAGTGGAAAAGTCCAAGGAATCAACAGCGCGAGTTGTTGTCTGGAGAGAAATAGGAGTACAAAGGAGCTACACAATGGAAAGCACGTTATGTGGATGTGACCAGGGCAAATATAAG CGGGGTCAGTGGCATGCTGTGAG
- the AGTPBP1 gene encoding cytosolic carboxypeptidase 1 isoform X6: protein MNKVKTSSEKSVSTGSRTMSLLSQLEKINLDSVLGEADNARYVTSKILHLVQSQEKTKKEMTSKGSTGIEVILSTLENTKDPQTILNILNILIEVVSVGGGRRANVLVTKGGTQILLQLLLTASKDSPPNEELMVLLHTLLAKIGPKDKKIGMKARINGALNISLNLVKQNLQNHRLILPCLQVLRVYSTNSVNAVSLGKNGVVELMFKIVGPFSKKNTSLIKVALDTLAALLKSKTNARRAVDRGYVQVLLTIYVDWHRHDSRHRYMLIRKGVLQCIKSVTNIKLGRKAFIDANGMKILYNTSQECLAVRTLDPLVNTSSLIMRKCFPKNRLPLPTIKSAFHFQLPIIPASGPVAQLYNLPPDVDDVVDESDDNEDAETESEIETENDDDKDQHFKNDDIETDINKLKPRQELGRPVEELKMYEQFFPELSENFQECDLVSKEPKPFVSDANLSGPIVVPTAGEEHSAEANQSTKGVALKESNPVLTEEYNKRPAFLELPKKDSIKDGSLHEQNDQRNLLPSCHCLSQEIVKGLDRISLQNSAKNDQYYGTGCVIKKESKTSLTTLSCSKPCEHVSPCGSSLFEGSSVHLGKLCCTGVDSEEEDSRSSSSGEQVMLEVSDVSPIHDCDLYIEMVKTTKSIPEYSEVAYPDYFGHIPPPFKEPILERPYGVQRTKISQDIERLIHQNDIIDRVVYDLDNLSCSVPEEADVLKFNSKFESGNLRKVIQIRKNEYDLILNSDINSNHYHQWFYFEVSGMKTGIGYRFNIINCEKSNSQFNYGMQPLMYSVQEALCSRPCWTRVGTDICYYKNHFSRSSIAAGGQKGKSYYTITFTVTFQHKDDVCYFAYHYPYTYSTLKMHLQKLESLHNPQQIYFRQDVLCETLAGNSCPLVTITAMPESNYCEHICQFRNRPYVFLSARVHPGETNASWVMKGTLEYLMSNNPSAQCLRESYIFKIIPMLNPDGVINGNHRCSLSGEDLNRQWQNPNPDLHPTIYHAKGLLQYLAAIKRLPLVYCDYHGHSRKKNVFMYGCSIKETMWHTNVNAASCDLMEDPGYRALPKILSQTAPAFCMGSCSFVVEKSKESTARVVVWREIGVQRSYTMESTLCGCDQGKYKGLCLPVISIVEPQL from the exons ATGAACAAAGTAAAAACATCATCTGAAAAAAG tgTTTCTACCGGTTCTCGGACTATGTCTCTGCTATCACAGCTGGAGAAGATCAATTTGGATTCTGTACTAGGAGAAGCAGACAATGCCAGATATGTTACCTCAAAGATCCTTCATCTGGTTCAGAGTCAAG AAAAAACCAAGAAAGAGATGACTTCTAAGGGCTCCACTGGAATAGAAGTTATTTTGTCAACCCTAGAG AATACTAAAGATCCTCAAACTATTCTAAATATATTGAATATTCTCATTGAGGTTGTCTCAGTTG GTGGTGGTCGGAGAGCAAACGTCTTAGTCACTAAAGGAGGGACACAGATCTTATTGCAGCTGCTTTTGACTGCCAGCAAAGACTCTCCACCAAATGAAGAATTAATGGTGCTTCTTCATACTCTTCTAGCAAAAATTGGTCCAAAAG ATAAAAAGATTGGCATGAAAGCAAGAATTAATGGTGCCCTAAACATATCATTGAATTTAGTGAAGCAGAATTTGCAAAACCACAGGCTAATATTGCCATGTCTTCAAGTATTAAGAGTTTACTCAACCAACT CTGTAAATGCAGTGTCCTTGGGAAAGAATGGAGTAGTAGAACTGATGTTTAAGATCGTTGGCCCTTTTAGTAAAAAGAACACTAGCCTTATAAA GGTTGCTTTAGACACACTTGCTGCATTGCTAAAATCAA AAACAAATGCCAGGAGAGCAGTAGACAGAGGATATGTGCAGGTGCTTTTAACGATTTATGTTGATTGGCACCGTCATGATAGTCGACACAGATATATGCTGATACGTAAAGGAGTTTTACAGTGCATTAAAAGTGTTACGAACATCAAATTGGGAAGAAAAGCATTCATTGATGCCAATGGGATGAAAATTCTTTACAACACTTCACAA GAGTGCCTTGCAGTAAGAACTCTTGATCCCCTTGTCAACACATCCAGCCTAataatgagaaaatgttttcctaaaaatCGTCTTCCTTTACCAACTATTAAAAGTGCTTTCCATTTCCAACTCCCAATTATTCCTGCCAGTGGTCCTGTGGCTCAGCTGTACAATCTGCCTCCTGATG TGGATGATGTAGTAGATGAAAGTGATGATAACGAGGATGCTGAAACAGAATCAGAAATTGAAACCGAAAATGATGATGACAAGGACCAACATTTTAAG AATGATGATATTGAGACTGATATTAATAAACTGAAACCTAGACAGGAATTGGGAAGACCCGTAGAAGAACTGAAAATGTATGAGCAATTTTTCCCAGaactttcagaaaactttcaG GAATGTGACTTAGTTTCCAAGGAACCAAAGCCTTTTGTATCTGATGCAAATCTGAGTGGACCTATTGTTGTTCCTACAGCAGGAGAGGAGCACTCTGCTGAAGCAAACCAGTCAACAAAAGGAGTTGCTTTGAAGGAGAGCAATCCTGTATTGACAGAGGAATACAATAAAAGGCCAGCCTTTCTGGAACTACCAAAGAAAGATAGTATCAAAGACGGTAGTTTACATGAACAAAATGATCAAAGAAACCTGCTTCCATCATGCCACTGTCTAAGCCAAGAAATTGTGAAAGGCTTGGACAGAATCAGTCTGCAGAACAGTGCAAAGAATGATCAGTATTATGGTACAGGGTGTGTaataaagaaggaaagcaaaactaGCCTTACCACACTTTCTTGTAGTAAACCTTGTGAACATGTTTCACCCTGTGGAAGTAGCCTCTTTGAAGGATCATCTGTTCATCTGGGAAAACTCTGCTGCACTGGAGTGGATTCGGAGGAGGAGGATTCCAGATCTAGTTCATCAGGGGAACAAGTCATGCTTGAGGTTTCTGATGTATCACCAATTCATGACTGTGATCTTTATATTGAAATGGTAAAAACCACAAAGTCTATTCCTGAATATTCAGAAGTGGCCTATCCAGATTATTTTGGCCATATTCCACCCCCATTTAAGGAGCCTATTCTGGAAAGGCCATATGGAGTGCAGAG gaCAAAAATCTCTCAAGATATTGAAAGACTGATTCATCAAAATGACATTATAGACAGAGTTGTGTATGATCTTGATAATTTGAG TTGTTCAGTACCAGAGGAAGCAGATGTTTTGAAGTTTAATTCCAAATTTGAATCTGGAAACCTGCGCAAAGTTATTCAGATCAGAAA AAACGAGTATGATCTAATTCTGAATTCAGACATAAATAGCAATCATTATCATCAGTGGTTTtactttgaagtcagtggaatgaAAACTGGCATTGGTTACCGGTTTAACATCATCAACTGTGAAAAGTCAAACAGTCAGTTTAACTACG gtatGCAGCCCCTCATGTATTCTGTTCAAGAAGCATTATGTTCTCGACCATGTTGGACTCGTGTCGGGACAGATATTTGTTACTATAA GAATCACTTTTCAAGAAGTTCAATTGCTGCTGGAGGTCAGAAAGGAAAATCTTATTACACAATTACATTCACAGTGACTTTCCAACATAAAGATGATGTCTGCTACTTTGCTTACCATTATCCATATACATACTCAACTTTAAAG ATGCATCTTCAGAAGCTGGAATCTCTGCACAACCCTCAACAGATATATTTTCGACAAGACGTTCTCTGTGAGACCCTGGCTGGCAACAGTTGTCCCTTAGTCACTATTACAGCCATGCCAGAGTCCAATTATTGTGAACACATCTGTCAGTTCA GGAATCGTCCTTATGTTTTCCTATCTGCTCGTGTACATCCTGGAGAGACTAATGCAAGCTGGGTTATGAAAGGAACACTGGAATACCTTATGAGCAATAATCCAAGTGCCCAATGTTTACGAGAatcttacattttcaaaattattcccATGCTCAATCCAGATGGTGTCATCAATGGAAA CCACCGTTGCTCTTTAAGTGGAGAAGATTTAAACAGACAGTGGCAAAATCCAAATCCAGATCTGCATCCCACTATTTACCATGCTAAAGGGTTACTGCAATATCTGGCTGCTATAAAACGTTTACCTTTG GTCTACTGTGATTATCATGGTCACTCTCgtaaaaagaatgtatttatgTATGGCTGCAGCATCAAAGAGACAATGTGGCACACAAATGTTAATGCTGCCTCTTGTGACCTGATGGAAGACCCTGGTTACAGG GCACTCCCCAAGATTCTGAGTCAAACTGCCCCAGCATTCTGCATGGGCAGCTGCAGCTTTGTAGTGGAAAAGTCCAAGGAATCAACAGCGCGAGTTGTTGTCTGGAGAGAAATAGGAGTACAAAGGAGCTACACAATGGAAAGCACGTTATGTGGATGTGACCAGGGCAAATATAAG ggactgtGTCTTCCTGTGATTAGCATAGTGGAGCCCCAGCTATGA
- the AGTPBP1 gene encoding cytosolic carboxypeptidase 1 isoform X7, with translation MNKVKTSSEKSVSTGSRTMSLLSQLEKINLDSVLGEADNARYVTSKILHLVQSQEKTKKEMTSKGSTGIEVILSTLENTKDPQTILNILNILIEVVSVGGGRRANVLVTKGGTQILLQLLLTASKDSPPNEELMVLLHTLLAKIGPKDKKIGMKARINGALNISLNLVKQNLQNHRLILPCLQVLRVYSTNSVNAVSLGKNGVVELMFKIVGPFSKKNTSLIKVALDTLAALLKSKTNARRAVDRGYVQVLLTIYVDWHRHDSRHRYMLIRKGVLQCIKSVTNIKLGRKAFIDANGMKILYNTSQECLAVRTLDPLVNTSSLIMRKCFPKNRLPLPTIKSAFHFQLPIIPASGPVAQLYNLPPDVDDVVDESDDNEDAETESEIETENDDDKDQHFKNDDIETDINKLKPRQELGRPVEELKMYEQFFPELSENFQECDLVSKEPKPFVSDANLSGPIVVPTAGEEHSAEANQSTKGVALKESNPVLTEEYNKRPAFLELPKKDSIKDGSLHEQNDQRNLLPSCHCLSQEIVKGLDRISLQNSAKNDQYYGTGCVIKKESKTSLTTLSCSKPCEHVSPCGSSLFEGSSVHLGKLCCTGVDSEEEDSRSSSSGEQVMLEVSDVSPIHDCDLYIEMVKTTKSIPEYSEVAYPDYFGHIPPPFKEPILERPYGVQRTKISQDIERLIHQNDIIDRVVYDLDNLSCSVPEEADVLKFNSKFESGNLRKVIQIRKNEYDLILNSDINSNHYHQWFYFEVSGMKTGIGYRFNIINCEKSNSQFNYGMQPLMYSVQEALCSRPCWTRVGTDICYYKNHFSRSSIAAGGQKGKSYYTITFTVTFQHKDDVCYFAYHYPYTYSTLKMHLQKLESLHNPQQIYFRQDVLCETLAGNSCPLVTITAMPESNYCEHICQFRNRPYVFLSARVHPGETNASWVMKGTLEYLMSNNPSAQCLRESYIFKIIPMLNPDGVINGNHRCSLSGEDLNRQWQNPNPDLHPTIYHAKGLLQYLAAIKRLPLVYCDYHGHSRKKNVFMYGCSIKETMWHTNVNAASCDLMEDPGYRALPKILSQTAPAFCMGSCSFVVEKSKESTARVVVWREIGVQRSYTMESTLCGCDQGKYKPHYLCVG, from the exons ATGAACAAAGTAAAAACATCATCTGAAAAAAG tgTTTCTACCGGTTCTCGGACTATGTCTCTGCTATCACAGCTGGAGAAGATCAATTTGGATTCTGTACTAGGAGAAGCAGACAATGCCAGATATGTTACCTCAAAGATCCTTCATCTGGTTCAGAGTCAAG AAAAAACCAAGAAAGAGATGACTTCTAAGGGCTCCACTGGAATAGAAGTTATTTTGTCAACCCTAGAG AATACTAAAGATCCTCAAACTATTCTAAATATATTGAATATTCTCATTGAGGTTGTCTCAGTTG GTGGTGGTCGGAGAGCAAACGTCTTAGTCACTAAAGGAGGGACACAGATCTTATTGCAGCTGCTTTTGACTGCCAGCAAAGACTCTCCACCAAATGAAGAATTAATGGTGCTTCTTCATACTCTTCTAGCAAAAATTGGTCCAAAAG ATAAAAAGATTGGCATGAAAGCAAGAATTAATGGTGCCCTAAACATATCATTGAATTTAGTGAAGCAGAATTTGCAAAACCACAGGCTAATATTGCCATGTCTTCAAGTATTAAGAGTTTACTCAACCAACT CTGTAAATGCAGTGTCCTTGGGAAAGAATGGAGTAGTAGAACTGATGTTTAAGATCGTTGGCCCTTTTAGTAAAAAGAACACTAGCCTTATAAA GGTTGCTTTAGACACACTTGCTGCATTGCTAAAATCAA AAACAAATGCCAGGAGAGCAGTAGACAGAGGATATGTGCAGGTGCTTTTAACGATTTATGTTGATTGGCACCGTCATGATAGTCGACACAGATATATGCTGATACGTAAAGGAGTTTTACAGTGCATTAAAAGTGTTACGAACATCAAATTGGGAAGAAAAGCATTCATTGATGCCAATGGGATGAAAATTCTTTACAACACTTCACAA GAGTGCCTTGCAGTAAGAACTCTTGATCCCCTTGTCAACACATCCAGCCTAataatgagaaaatgttttcctaaaaatCGTCTTCCTTTACCAACTATTAAAAGTGCTTTCCATTTCCAACTCCCAATTATTCCTGCCAGTGGTCCTGTGGCTCAGCTGTACAATCTGCCTCCTGATG TGGATGATGTAGTAGATGAAAGTGATGATAACGAGGATGCTGAAACAGAATCAGAAATTGAAACCGAAAATGATGATGACAAGGACCAACATTTTAAG AATGATGATATTGAGACTGATATTAATAAACTGAAACCTAGACAGGAATTGGGAAGACCCGTAGAAGAACTGAAAATGTATGAGCAATTTTTCCCAGaactttcagaaaactttcaG GAATGTGACTTAGTTTCCAAGGAACCAAAGCCTTTTGTATCTGATGCAAATCTGAGTGGACCTATTGTTGTTCCTACAGCAGGAGAGGAGCACTCTGCTGAAGCAAACCAGTCAACAAAAGGAGTTGCTTTGAAGGAGAGCAATCCTGTATTGACAGAGGAATACAATAAAAGGCCAGCCTTTCTGGAACTACCAAAGAAAGATAGTATCAAAGACGGTAGTTTACATGAACAAAATGATCAAAGAAACCTGCTTCCATCATGCCACTGTCTAAGCCAAGAAATTGTGAAAGGCTTGGACAGAATCAGTCTGCAGAACAGTGCAAAGAATGATCAGTATTATGGTACAGGGTGTGTaataaagaaggaaagcaaaactaGCCTTACCACACTTTCTTGTAGTAAACCTTGTGAACATGTTTCACCCTGTGGAAGTAGCCTCTTTGAAGGATCATCTGTTCATCTGGGAAAACTCTGCTGCACTGGAGTGGATTCGGAGGAGGAGGATTCCAGATCTAGTTCATCAGGGGAACAAGTCATGCTTGAGGTTTCTGATGTATCACCAATTCATGACTGTGATCTTTATATTGAAATGGTAAAAACCACAAAGTCTATTCCTGAATATTCAGAAGTGGCCTATCCAGATTATTTTGGCCATATTCCACCCCCATTTAAGGAGCCTATTCTGGAAAGGCCATATGGAGTGCAGAG gaCAAAAATCTCTCAAGATATTGAAAGACTGATTCATCAAAATGACATTATAGACAGAGTTGTGTATGATCTTGATAATTTGAG TTGTTCAGTACCAGAGGAAGCAGATGTTTTGAAGTTTAATTCCAAATTTGAATCTGGAAACCTGCGCAAAGTTATTCAGATCAGAAA AAACGAGTATGATCTAATTCTGAATTCAGACATAAATAGCAATCATTATCATCAGTGGTTTtactttgaagtcagtggaatgaAAACTGGCATTGGTTACCGGTTTAACATCATCAACTGTGAAAAGTCAAACAGTCAGTTTAACTACG gtatGCAGCCCCTCATGTATTCTGTTCAAGAAGCATTATGTTCTCGACCATGTTGGACTCGTGTCGGGACAGATATTTGTTACTATAA GAATCACTTTTCAAGAAGTTCAATTGCTGCTGGAGGTCAGAAAGGAAAATCTTATTACACAATTACATTCACAGTGACTTTCCAACATAAAGATGATGTCTGCTACTTTGCTTACCATTATCCATATACATACTCAACTTTAAAG ATGCATCTTCAGAAGCTGGAATCTCTGCACAACCCTCAACAGATATATTTTCGACAAGACGTTCTCTGTGAGACCCTGGCTGGCAACAGTTGTCCCTTAGTCACTATTACAGCCATGCCAGAGTCCAATTATTGTGAACACATCTGTCAGTTCA GGAATCGTCCTTATGTTTTCCTATCTGCTCGTGTACATCCTGGAGAGACTAATGCAAGCTGGGTTATGAAAGGAACACTGGAATACCTTATGAGCAATAATCCAAGTGCCCAATGTTTACGAGAatcttacattttcaaaattattcccATGCTCAATCCAGATGGTGTCATCAATGGAAA CCACCGTTGCTCTTTAAGTGGAGAAGATTTAAACAGACAGTGGCAAAATCCAAATCCAGATCTGCATCCCACTATTTACCATGCTAAAGGGTTACTGCAATATCTGGCTGCTATAAAACGTTTACCTTTG GTCTACTGTGATTATCATGGTCACTCTCgtaaaaagaatgtatttatgTATGGCTGCAGCATCAAAGAGACAATGTGGCACACAAATGTTAATGCTGCCTCTTGTGACCTGATGGAAGACCCTGGTTACAGG GCACTCCCCAAGATTCTGAGTCAAACTGCCCCAGCATTCTGCATGGGCAGCTGCAGCTTTGTAGTGGAAAAGTCCAAGGAATCAACAGCGCGAGTTGTTGTCTGGAGAGAAATAGGAGTACAAAGGAGCTACACAATGGAAAGCACGTTATGTGGATGTGACCAGGGCAAATATAAG